A section of the Hemitrygon akajei chromosome 8, sHemAka1.3, whole genome shotgun sequence genome encodes:
- the LOC140732275 gene encoding threonine synthase-like 1, with protein MMSRLISTGARYLTQRRFYMNVYDRSLVSVNTRCVLSCLRTLPHYKHPVSLLSTLCSLVDEKNIVLLGAPGARKTRVGVILGLLTGRPVIDIAEILEKTWHMSVNQKLQQIGDELFLQEEGEILKSLSITRSIITLTASNPMHPQSMYHIKKNGIIIYLDVPLEDLLERLEGMKIDHIVGLRPGVPVQEFLQCRQQFYHKWYDIRILCHFGDTSEAVAEKVLDALKRHQGASAFISTRSVAKTPELMKDPSTFTDVLIEGLALDGGLYVPADSLPEITVGEWQRLVEAPYTERAQVLLERSVHPVEVPPVQLRKMVKRAYGQNFTCNSIAPIRHLTDNLFLLELFHGPTASFKDFALQMMPQLFAYCMPRTCSYLILMATSGDTGSAVLDGISCLSDNDKQRISVLLFFPEEGISPIQKEQMISYEGENVKTVGVKSNFEFCQTTMKQILTNSNYTGFLAVEYGSALSTANSINWACLLPQVIYHASAYLDLIKQGIIAFGDAVDVCIPTGNFSNMLAAVYAKCMGIPIRKFICASNQNNALTNFIKTGKYDLRYRTVTTSLSPGLDILRSSNFERFLHLVAHGDGQLVRELFSQLDERNHFQVPDTLLRRIQHNFVSDWCSEEECLAAIDSVHKSAGYILDPHTAVAKVVADRQQDRSCPVIISSTAHPCKFTAGVLQALRVKEIGQHPIDQLQMLISLNSLPSVHETVLQRIGKIHVQKTEVCPADPNVLMDTIENFIQQKFMRVI; from the coding sequence ATGATGTCTAGGCTGATTTCTACAGGTGCACGTTACCTGACACAGAGACGTTTTTACATGAATGTGTATGACCGATCTTTAGTTTCAGTGAATACGAGGTGTGTTTTATCATGTTTAAGGACACTCCCACATTATAAACATCCTGTGTCATTGCTGTCCACACTTTGTTCACTGGTGGATGAAAAAAATATTgttcttctgggtgctcctgGTGCAAGGAAGACAAGAGTGGGGGTCATTCTTGGCCTGTTGACAGGCCGTCCTGTGATAGATATTGCTGAAATACTTGAAAAAACCTGGCATATGAGTGTGAATCAGAAGCTTCAGCAGATTGGTGATGAATTATTTTTGCAAGAGGAGGGTGAAATTCTTAAGAGCTTATCAATAACTAGAAGCATTATTACTCTTACTGCGTCCAATCCAATGCATCCCCAGAGTATGTACCACATAAAAAAGAATGGGATCATTATTTATCTTGATGTACCTCTTGAAGATTTACTTGAAAGACTTGAAGGGATGAAGATAGATCATATTGTTGGGCTGAGGCCTGGCGTTCCAGTACAAGAATTTCTTCAGTGTAGACAACAATTTTACCACAAGTGGTATGACATACGGATTCTGTGTCATTTTGGTGATACAtcagaagctgttgctgaaaaaGTTCTTGATGCCTTGAAGAGACATCAAGGCGCTAGTGCATTTATTTCCACAAGGAGTGTAGCTAAAACCCCTGAGTTAATGAAAGATCCCAGCACCTTCACTGATGTTCTTATTGAAGGCTTGGCTTTGGATGGCGGTCTCTATGTCCCTGCGGATTCACTTCCAGAAATAACGGTTGGAGAGTGGCAAAGGCTGGTTGAGGCACCTTATACTGAGCGGGCTCAGGTCCTTCTGGAGAGGAGTGTGCACCCTGTCGAAGTGCCACCTGTTCAGCTGCGAAAGATGGTGAAGAGAGCTTATGGACAGAACTTTACATGTAACAGCATTGCACCGATCAGACATTTGACTGATAATCTGTTTCTTCTTGAATTATTCCATGGGCCCACAGCATCCTTCAAAGATTTTGCTTTGCAAATGATGCCACAGCTATTTGCTTATTGTATGCCTAGGACTTGCAGTTACTTGATTCTAATGGCTACATCTGGGGATACAGGGAGTGCTGTTCTGGATGGTATCAGTTGTCTCAGTGATAATGACAAGCAGAGAATATCAGTTCTTTTATTTTTTCCTGAAGAGGGAATTAGTCCAATTCAGAAGGAACAGATGATTAGTTATGAAGgggaaaatgtaaagacagtaggTGTCAAGTCTAACTTTGAATTCTGTCAGACAACCATGAAACAGATACTCACAAATTCCAATTACACTGGCTTTCTGGCAGTTGAATATGGGTCAGCTCTGAGCACTGCAAACTCAATAAACTGGGCTTGTCTGCTGCCACAGGTAATCTATCATGCGTCTGCCTATCTTGATCTAATCAAGCAAGGCATAATTGCTTTTGGAGATGCAGTTGATGTTTGCATTCCCACAGGGAACTTTAGCAACATGTTGGCAGCAGTGTATGCAAAATGCATGGGGATTCCAATTCGAAAATTTATTTGTGCTTCAAATCAAAATAATGCTCTGACCAATTTCATAAAAACAGGCAAATATGATTTGAGGTATAGAACTGTAACAACTTCCTTATCTCCAGGATTAGATATTCTCAGGTCCTCAAATTTTGAGAGATTTTTACACCTTGTTGCACACGGTGACGGGCAGCTGGTGAGGGAGTTGTTTTCGCAGTTGGACGAAAGGAACCACTTTCAGGTGCCAGATACTTTGCTGAGGAGAATTCAGCATAACTTTGTGTCAGATTGGTGTTCAGAGGAAGAGTGCTTGGCTGCTATAGACTCAGTGCATAAGTCTGCAGGATACATTTTGGACCCACACACGGCTGTAGCAAAAGTTGTAGCAGATCGTCAGCAAGACCGAAGCTGTCCAGTTATTATTTCGTCAACAGCTCATCCTTGTAAGTTCACAGCTGGTGTGTTACAGGCTTTGAGAGTTAAGGAAATTGGCCAGCATCCAATCGATCAGCTGCAGATGTTGATTTCCCTAAACTCATTGCCTTCTGTTCACGAAACTGTGCTGCAGAGAATTGGCAAGATTCATGTCCAGAAAACTGAAGTCTGCCCAGCAGATCCAAATGTACTTATGGATACGATAGAAaattttattcaacaaaaattcATGAGAGTTATTTAA